A genomic stretch from uncultured Fibrobacter sp. includes:
- a CDS encoding pitrilysin family protein: protein MKQTVKKTTLDNGITILTDYMPHAYSVAVGVWVPRGSRHESKDEFGLSHFYEHLVFKGTENRSALEIARAIEDKGGNLEAYTTRQETGFYAQIERSHLPLAIDVIADMLMHPRMDKKEMEKERRVIIEEIHSYDDIPEEIVGDVFNAIHFKGCGIAHSITGNIKQVKALTHKQMLKYKEQVINEIPLLICASGKVNHEELVELCAEKFAQKKINGTTPTDIYKAHDSVKVVQKQDIAQSNLFWGLSFDRSLVDERTRCALSLFNVAMGAGMASRLFQKIREDKGLAYSVYSTADVYRDCTDWGVSLATEPHQLKTALDLSLNETRSFLKHGFNKGEFERTKTNILGAMYLGADSPEKRVVRMAEQVLHLGEFRTMEESEKTIKSMPEEEVVEITNRLFAAAKFSAAVIEPAGRKKTALDINFF from the coding sequence ATGAAGCAAACAGTTAAGAAGACTACCCTCGATAACGGAATCACTATTTTAACAGACTACATGCCGCACGCTTACTCGGTTGCAGTTGGCGTCTGGGTGCCGCGCGGATCGCGACACGAATCTAAAGATGAATTTGGCCTGAGCCATTTTTACGAGCACTTGGTATTCAAAGGGACAGAAAACCGCAGCGCCCTTGAAATCGCCCGCGCTATCGAAGACAAGGGTGGAAACCTGGAAGCCTACACCACTCGCCAAGAAACAGGCTTTTATGCGCAAATCGAACGCAGCCACTTGCCGCTCGCCATTGACGTGATTGCAGACATGCTCATGCACCCGCGCATGGACAAGAAGGAAATGGAAAAAGAACGCCGTGTGATTATTGAAGAAATCCACAGCTACGACGACATTCCCGAAGAAATCGTGGGCGACGTATTCAACGCCATTCACTTTAAGGGTTGCGGCATCGCGCATTCCATTACCGGAAACATCAAGCAAGTCAAGGCGCTCACCCACAAACAAATGCTCAAGTACAAGGAGCAAGTCATCAACGAGATCCCGCTCCTGATTTGCGCCTCGGGTAAAGTCAACCACGAAGAGCTTGTTGAACTTTGTGCAGAAAAATTTGCACAAAAGAAAATTAACGGCACGACCCCCACCGACATCTACAAGGCCCACGATAGCGTAAAGGTCGTACAGAAGCAAGACATTGCCCAGTCAAACCTTTTCTGGGGCTTAAGTTTTGACCGTTCCCTGGTAGACGAGCGAACCCGATGCGCGCTTTCGCTATTCAATGTAGCGATGGGTGCCGGAATGGCCAGCCGCTTATTCCAGAAGATTCGCGAAGATAAAGGCCTCGCCTACTCCGTGTATTCCACCGCCGACGTTTACCGCGACTGCACCGACTGGGGCGTATCCCTGGCTACCGAGCCGCACCAGCTGAAAACAGCACTCGATCTTTCGCTGAATGAGACACGCAGTTTCTTGAAGCACGGATTCAACAAGGGCGAATTCGAACGCACCAAGACAAACATCTTGGGTGCTATGTACCTGGGCGCCGACAGTCCCGAAAAGCGCGTCGTCCGCATGGCCGAACAGGTGTTGCACCTGGGCGAATTCCGCACCATGGAAGAATCCGAAAAGACCATCAAGTCCATGCCAGAAGAAGAAGTCGTCGAGATTACGAACCGCCTATTTGCAGCAGCCAAGTTCTCGGCAGCCGTCATTGAGCCCGCCGGACGCAAAAAGACTGCGCTTGATATAAACTTTTTCTAG
- a CDS encoding nuclease-related domain-containing protein, with translation MTFSTLIGIILLLALVFFKIKGKSPKKNPKMYHGDGRRKTFRDFEQERRKGLSDGIRGLDKPFELGGYGITHAPTRSENFFKPDPKFNDERIANDPRGIFGEAAMMALTARVCDTDKRRYVLMRNLYIPARAGYTEIDALLLHQSGIYVLESKNLSGEIAGDLESERWNQHLNASTEHTFHNPIRQNIGHILALEHFLKIRHEQAHFISFVVFSDRCTLRKVPKDNEFWSIVHCSELQDALLKRITSRKTIYTMQQLEDFYYKLQGCMNVSEEVKKQHRDYASKKNHEANS, from the coding sequence ATGACTTTTTCGACTCTCATCGGCATCATTCTGTTGCTAGCCCTTGTCTTTTTTAAGATCAAGGGCAAATCGCCGAAGAAGAATCCGAAAATGTACCACGGCGATGGCCGCCGCAAGACATTCCGCGATTTTGAGCAGGAACGCCGCAAGGGCCTGAGCGATGGGATTCGCGGGCTAGACAAACCTTTTGAATTGGGCGGTTACGGCATCACGCATGCGCCTACCCGCAGCGAGAACTTCTTTAAGCCGGACCCGAAATTCAACGACGAGCGTATTGCAAACGACCCGCGAGGTATTTTTGGCGAAGCCGCCATGATGGCTTTGACCGCACGCGTCTGCGACACCGACAAGCGCCGGTATGTACTGATGCGAAACTTGTACATTCCCGCCCGCGCTGGCTACACCGAAATCGACGCCTTGCTTTTGCACCAGTCGGGTATTTACGTTCTAGAAAGCAAGAACCTTTCGGGCGAAATCGCAGGCGATCTTGAAAGCGAGCGATGGAACCAGCACTTGAACGCAAGCACCGAGCATACATTCCACAACCCGATTCGTCAAAACATCGGGCACATTTTGGCGCTAGAACATTTTCTGAAAATCCGCCATGAACAGGCGCACTTTATTTCGTTCGTGGTATTCAGCGACCGCTGCACCTTACGAAAAGTGCCCAAGGATAACGAATTCTGGAGTATCGTTCACTGCAGCGAATTGCAAGACGCTCTACTCAAGCGCATCACAAGCCGCAAGACCATTTACACTATGCAACAGCTTGAAGACTTTTATTATAAATTGCAAGGTTGCATGAACGTGAGCGAAGAAGTAAAGAAGCAACATAGAGATTACGCAAGCAAGAAAAATCATGAAGCAAACAGTTAA
- a CDS encoding Rrf2 family transcriptional regulator produces MRISTKGRYALRVMIDLAQHSKDEYVKLQELAERQQISEKYLEGILGSLVRGKLLTGARGKAGGYRLNCEPANCSVWQILSVVETSVSPVACLDEKENSCERADICITLPVWKELHSMIKDYLDGVKLDQFLRNSPKAKGKIPGGKNWNCGL; encoded by the coding sequence ATGAGAATATCTACCAAAGGCCGCTATGCACTCCGCGTCATGATTGACCTTGCTCAGCACAGCAAGGACGAATACGTGAAGTTACAGGAACTTGCCGAACGTCAGCAAATTTCTGAAAAATACCTCGAAGGTATTTTGGGTTCGCTCGTTCGCGGCAAACTGCTTACGGGCGCCCGCGGCAAGGCCGGCGGTTACAGGCTCAATTGCGAACCTGCCAACTGCAGCGTATGGCAGATTCTTTCGGTTGTAGAGACATCGGTTTCTCCCGTCGCCTGCCTTGACGAAAAGGAAAACTCCTGCGAACGCGCCGACATCTGCATCACGCTCCCAGTATGGAAAGAACTACACTCCATGATCAAGGATTACCTGGACGGAGTCAAGCTAGACCAGTTTTTGCGCAACAGCCCCAAGGCTAAGGGCAAAATTCCTGGCGGAAAGAACTGGAATTGCGGTTTATAG
- a CDS encoding DEAD/DEAH box helicase has translation MTKNTEERIPEEAIDPKSKIAREADAFLNAIAGGADEDEADEAAFLELNPNGVVVDEEGDVLKKGRKSAIEVGTKVEFEEGEVEQPEEDESAEDYAESKKSCAEPVVAEETPAQEEAAEEIAEDSSNDSDDEPGDEALVTFEDLGLADEVLEAIKAMGYETPSPIQAKAIPALLQGGNLLGTAQTGTGKTAAFSLPLLSRLDFNGHETSMLVLTPTRELAIQVAEAIQQYAAKMPKVHVVPVYGGQDIAVQLRALKRQANIVVATPGRLIDHIKRGSIVLSGVKAIVLDEADEMLDMGFMEDVETILKEIPASAQRALFSATMPKEVKKIIEQHLGEYEEACIEGKTTTVENIRQRYLLVKNEHKIEALARVLEGEDFDGVLIFVRTKQNTTEVAEKLESRGFNVAPLNGDLAQSMRERTINRLKMGKLDIVVATDVAARGIDVDRITHVVNYDIPYDTESYVHRIGRTGRAGRSGNAILFITPREKKMLKIIEKATRQPIETMELPTAEIISAKRVAAFKGKIKSVITTGELDKFKELVESMVSESATEGAEPLTAADIAAAVIKIWQKKQPLFPELKPLDVPRERGERRDRSNDNFGLDREEKSRLRKERNEGANGVEEGYLRYYLGVGRRDHVTPRDIVGAIAGEGNISSSNIGRIKLFDKFSTVELPETMPQEVLDILADMTIRGNESRFRLMTDEPPTGPAPGTRPRASREDRRSFHRDGDRRSKKFDDKPFENRKARREKMFGDKKFGKKEDRFHKDHDERSFGDKPFRKTRRFGRV, from the coding sequence ATGACGAAGAATACTGAAGAACGTATTCCTGAAGAAGCTATTGACCCCAAATCCAAAATTGCCCGCGAAGCAGACGCGTTTTTGAACGCTATTGCAGGCGGTGCCGACGAAGACGAAGCTGATGAAGCCGCATTCCTGGAACTGAATCCGAACGGCGTGGTCGTCGACGAAGAAGGCGACGTACTCAAAAAGGGCAGAAAATCCGCCATCGAAGTCGGCACAAAGGTCGAATTTGAAGAAGGCGAAGTCGAACAGCCCGAGGAAGACGAAAGCGCCGAAGATTACGCCGAATCTAAAAAGAGTTGCGCAGAACCGGTAGTCGCTGAAGAGACTCCGGCCCAGGAAGAAGCCGCCGAAGAGATCGCAGAAGATTCCTCCAACGATTCTGACGATGAACCGGGCGATGAAGCCCTCGTGACCTTCGAAGACCTTGGACTTGCAGACGAAGTTCTTGAAGCCATCAAGGCCATGGGCTACGAGACGCCCTCTCCCATTCAGGCGAAGGCGATTCCCGCCCTTTTGCAGGGTGGAAACCTGCTCGGCACCGCCCAGACCGGCACCGGCAAGACCGCCGCATTCTCGCTCCCGCTGCTTTCGAGGCTCGACTTTAACGGTCACGAAACCTCGATGCTGGTACTCACGCCGACCCGCGAACTTGCGATCCAGGTGGCCGAAGCCATCCAGCAGTATGCCGCCAAGATGCCGAAGGTGCATGTGGTTCCGGTTTACGGCGGACAGGACATCGCCGTGCAGTTGCGAGCCCTCAAGCGCCAAGCAAACATCGTGGTTGCCACTCCGGGTCGCCTGATTGACCATATCAAGCGCGGCTCCATCGTGCTTTCGGGCGTGAAGGCCATCGTTCTCGACGAAGCCGACGAAATGCTCGACATGGGATTCATGGAAGATGTCGAAACCATCCTCAAGGAAATCCCGGCAAGCGCCCAGCGCGCCCTCTTTAGCGCCACCATGCCTAAAGAAGTCAAGAAGATTATCGAACAGCACTTGGGCGAATACGAAGAAGCCTGCATCGAAGGCAAGACGACGACGGTGGAAAATATCCGTCAGCGTTACCTGTTGGTGAAAAACGAACACAAAATCGAAGCGCTCGCCCGCGTGCTCGAAGGCGAAGACTTTGACGGCGTGCTGATTTTCGTACGCACCAAGCAGAACACGACCGAAGTCGCCGAAAAGCTGGAAAGCCGCGGCTTCAACGTGGCACCCTTGAACGGCGACCTCGCCCAGTCCATGCGCGAACGCACCATCAACCGACTCAAGATGGGCAAGCTCGATATCGTCGTCGCCACCGACGTGGCCGCCCGTGGCATCGACGTGGACCGCATCACGCACGTGGTGAACTACGACATTCCGTACGACACCGAATCTTACGTGCACCGCATCGGCCGTACGGGCCGCGCAGGCCGCAGCGGCAACGCCATCCTCTTTATCACTCCGCGTGAAAAGAAGATGCTGAAGATTATCGAAAAGGCGACCCGCCAGCCGATCGAGACCATGGAATTGCCGACGGCAGAAATCATCAGTGCAAAGCGCGTCGCCGCCTTCAAGGGCAAAATCAAGAGTGTGATTACCACCGGCGAACTCGACAAGTTCAAGGAACTTGTGGAAAGCATGGTGAGCGAAAGCGCTACAGAAGGTGCAGAACCGCTGACCGCCGCAGACATCGCTGCCGCAGTCATCAAGATTTGGCAAAAAAAGCAGCCGCTCTTCCCGGAACTCAAGCCGCTTGACGTTCCGCGCGAAAGAGGGGAACGCCGCGACCGCAGCAATGACAACTTTGGACTCGACCGCGAAGAAAAGAGTAGGCTCCGCAAGGAACGCAACGAAGGCGCTAACGGCGTCGAAGAAGGCTACTTGCGCTACTACCTGGGAGTCGGCCGCCGCGACCATGTGACACCGCGAGACATCGTAGGCGCCATCGCCGGCGAAGGCAACATCAGTAGCAGCAACATCGGGCGCATCAAACTGTTCGACAAGTTCAGCACTGTAGAACTCCCCGAAACCATGCCGCAGGAAGTCCTCGACATTCTCGCCGACATGACAATTCGCGGTAACGAATCCAGATTCCGCCTGATGACCGACGAGCCGCCAACCGGCCCCGCTCCGGGAACCCGCCCGCGCGCCAGCCGCGAAGACCGCCGTAGTTTCCATCGCGATGGAGACCGTCGCAGCAAAAAGTTCGACGACAAACCTTTCGAAAACCGCAAGGCCCGCCGCGAAAAAATGTTCGGCGACAAGAAGTTCGGCAAAAAAGAAGACCGTTTTCACAAAGACCACGACGAACGTAGCTTTGGAGACAAGCCCTTCCGCAAAACTCGCCGTTTCGGAAGAGTTTAA